The following are encoded in a window of Variovorax paradoxus genomic DNA:
- the acpS gene encoding holo-ACP synthase: MIYGIGTDICDVRRIAATFERQGERFARKVLSDAEFAIWQARAARWPKRGLSYLATRFSAKEAFSKAIGLGMRMPMTWRSCEIANLRSGKPVIVLHGELKDWFEAQGLTAHVTVTDETEYAASFVVVEKA; this comes from the coding sequence ATGATCTACGGCATCGGGACCGACATCTGCGACGTGCGCCGCATCGCGGCCACCTTCGAGCGCCAGGGCGAGCGCTTCGCCCGCAAGGTGTTGAGCGACGCCGAATTCGCCATCTGGCAGGCCCGCGCCGCACGCTGGCCCAAGCGCGGCCTGAGCTACCTTGCCACGCGCTTTTCCGCCAAGGAAGCCTTCAGCAAGGCCATCGGCCTGGGCATGCGCATGCCGATGACCTGGCGCTCGTGCGAGATCGCCAACCTGCGCAGCGGCAAGCCGGTGATCGTGCTGCACGGTGAGCTGAAAGACTGGTTCGAGGCGCAGGGCCTGACGGCGCATGTGACCGTCACCGACGAAACCGAGTACGCCGCCAGCTTCGTGGTGGTGGAAAAAGCCTGA
- the nagZ gene encoding beta-N-acetylhexosaminidase: MTELNHAPLLIDVAGTELTAADRRRLANPHVGGVIHFTRNWQDRAQMTALNAEIKAIRPDLLICVDHEGGRVQRFRTDGFTRLPSMRSLGELWMRDALRATQVATGAGQVLAGELRACGVDFSFAPVLDLDYGGSSVIGDRSFHRDPRVVALLAKSVMHGMLQMGMRNCGKHFPGHGFVQADSHVEIPVDPRSLKAILADDARPYDWLAGTLAAVMPAHVIYPKVDKRPAGFSEKWLKDILRQRFAFDGAVFSDDLSMEAGRYIDGQLLSYTDAVLAALAAGCDLALLCNQSIGEGKPLDEMLDGFTAAAADGRWQGDAASEARRRSLLPGDEALDWQALTASTRYVQAQRLLAGAQSRKGRTGS; this comes from the coding sequence ATGACCGAACTGAACCACGCGCCGCTCCTCATCGATGTGGCCGGCACCGAACTCACCGCCGCCGACCGCCGGCGTCTCGCGAACCCGCATGTGGGCGGCGTGATCCATTTCACCCGCAACTGGCAGGACCGCGCGCAGATGACAGCGCTCAATGCCGAGATCAAGGCGATCCGGCCCGACCTGCTGATCTGCGTCGACCACGAAGGCGGCCGCGTGCAGCGCTTTCGCACCGACGGCTTCACGCGGCTGCCCTCGATGCGCAGCCTGGGCGAACTGTGGATGCGGGATGCGCTGCGCGCCACGCAGGTCGCCACCGGCGCAGGGCAGGTGCTGGCCGGCGAGCTGCGCGCCTGCGGTGTCGACTTCAGCTTCGCCCCCGTGCTCGACCTCGACTACGGCGGCAGCAGCGTGATCGGCGACCGCAGCTTTCACCGCGACCCGCGCGTGGTCGCGCTGCTCGCCAAGAGCGTGATGCACGGCATGCTGCAGATGGGCATGCGCAATTGCGGCAAGCACTTTCCGGGGCATGGCTTCGTGCAGGCCGATTCGCACGTCGAGATTCCGGTCGACCCGCGCAGCCTGAAGGCCATCCTGGCCGACGACGCGCGACCCTACGACTGGTTGGCCGGCACGCTCGCCGCTGTCATGCCCGCGCACGTGATCTACCCGAAGGTCGACAAGCGGCCGGCAGGCTTCTCCGAAAAATGGCTGAAGGACATCCTGCGCCAGCGCTTCGCGTTCGATGGCGCCGTGTTCAGCGACGACCTGAGCATGGAAGCCGGCCGCTACATCGACGGCCAACTGCTGAGCTACACAGACGCCGTGCTGGCGGCCCTCGCGGCGGGTTGCGACCTGGCGCTGCTGTGCAACCAGAGCATCGGTGAGGGCAAGCCGCTCGACGAGATGCTCGACGGCTTCACCGCGGCGGCGGCCGACGGGCGCTGGCAGGGCGATGCGGCCAGCGAAGCGCGGCGCCGGTCGCTGTTGCCCGGCGATGAGGCGCTCGACTGGCAGGCGCTCACGGCCTCGACGCGCTATGTGCAGGCGCAACGCCTGCTGGCCGGCGCTCAGTCCCGGAAGGGCCGCACCGGCAGCTGA
- a CDS encoding glycosyltransferase, producing MTLPRLHFTSLSEDAVCGDIVQTYRLAAERLGYPTTYTPATIDASAINILFFFWDVPWESVASLHPNCIVVNYEPMVEGTHAWNANYRDLIPRCYLWEYSKTNFQRHRELGYQNADYVPLGWEPDAARILPLPEVLPEEARDIDVCFFGSLTRRRIDILEALMARGLRVEVTRGRSWTQAEREDRIRRAKVMLNLHNWEESRVVEAPRLSILLRHRKAVVCELYPDSEVDPAFRDAVVGVPYDQLVDTVVALVADAPRRAQLERDGLDTLQRAFAPPDIGPALERYFAWRAQQPDRVPPVVMPRVTVCLTPDGTRDDWLQDLRDWTAQADVALELVVVATGLPAAAESEARAIVPDLRWIALPVPCDRATLRNLALAQATGEHVVFAAAGDRAMPGRLQRQAALLAACPDLDIVGCWSETPAGPLKYAQRHDEIVAEALGPEPLRLSACLVRRRFLERTGVRHGPEFAIHDDLQMLCRCIVAGARFAVIPEVLHRLAPIAPPADPAHAASLAMRARRAVLRHLLPRSRVEDIDRIAQLYAHLWPPQRDFAEQLLRTLAHACAAPADAPRIDAEMLTRALRTEALRLLQVFFQAGLADKPWLESLFETPEVAALLGPAANQLPVRPFRD from the coding sequence ATGACCCTGCCACGGCTGCACTTCACCTCACTGTCCGAAGACGCGGTCTGCGGCGACATCGTGCAGACCTACCGGCTGGCGGCCGAACGGCTGGGTTACCCGACGACCTACACACCGGCCACGATCGATGCGAGTGCGATCAACATCCTGTTCTTCTTCTGGGACGTTCCCTGGGAGAGCGTCGCGTCGCTTCATCCGAACTGCATCGTCGTCAACTACGAGCCGATGGTCGAAGGCACGCATGCCTGGAACGCCAACTACCGCGACCTGATCCCGCGCTGTTACCTGTGGGAGTACAGCAAGACCAACTTCCAGCGCCACCGCGAACTCGGCTACCAGAACGCGGACTACGTGCCGCTCGGATGGGAGCCTGATGCGGCGCGCATCCTGCCCTTGCCGGAAGTCCTGCCCGAGGAGGCGCGCGACATCGATGTCTGCTTCTTCGGCTCGCTCACGCGGCGACGGATCGACATTCTCGAGGCGCTGATGGCGCGCGGCCTGCGCGTCGAAGTGACGCGTGGGAGGTCTTGGACGCAGGCCGAGCGCGAAGACCGCATCCGCCGCGCCAAGGTCATGCTGAACCTGCACAACTGGGAAGAGTCGCGCGTGGTCGAGGCCCCGCGGCTGTCGATCCTGCTGCGCCATCGCAAGGCCGTCGTCTGTGAGCTTTACCCCGACAGCGAGGTCGACCCGGCCTTTCGCGACGCGGTGGTGGGCGTGCCCTACGACCAGTTGGTCGACACCGTGGTGGCTTTGGTCGCCGATGCGCCGCGCCGCGCCCAGCTTGAACGCGACGGGCTCGACACGCTCCAGCGGGCTTTCGCGCCGCCGGACATCGGCCCCGCGCTGGAACGTTACTTCGCCTGGCGCGCGCAGCAGCCCGACCGCGTGCCGCCCGTCGTCATGCCGCGCGTGACGGTCTGCCTGACGCCCGACGGCACCCGCGACGATTGGCTGCAGGACCTGCGCGACTGGACGGCGCAGGCCGACGTGGCGCTGGAGCTGGTCGTGGTGGCGACAGGCCTTCCTGCCGCAGCCGAAAGCGAGGCGCGCGCCATCGTCCCGGACCTGCGGTGGATCGCACTGCCCGTGCCCTGCGACCGCGCCACCCTGCGCAACCTTGCGCTTGCACAGGCCACCGGCGAGCACGTCGTCTTCGCCGCTGCAGGCGACCGCGCCATGCCCGGCCGCCTGCAGCGGCAAGCCGCGCTGCTTGCCGCCTGCCCGGACCTGGACATCGTCGGCTGCTGGAGCGAAACACCCGCAGGGCCGCTGAAGTACGCCCAGCGCCACGATGAAATCGTGGCCGAAGCCTTGGGCCCCGAGCCGCTGCGGCTGTCGGCCTGCCTGGTCCGCCGCCGCTTCCTGGAGCGCACCGGCGTGCGCCACGGCCCCGAGTTCGCGATCCACGACGACCTGCAGATGCTCTGCCGCTGCATCGTGGCCGGCGCGCGCTTCGCGGTCATTCCAGAGGTGCTGCACCGCCTCGCGCCGATCGCGCCGCCGGCCGATCCCGCGCATGCCGCCTCGCTCGCCATGCGCGCGCGGCGCGCGGTGCTGCGTCACCTGCTGCCGCGCAGCCGCGTGGAAGACATCGACCGGATCGCCCAGCTCTACGCTCACCTCTGGCCGCCGCAGCGCGACTTTGCCGAACAGCTGCTGCGCACGCTGGCGCATGCCTGTGCCGCGCCCGCCGACGCACCGCGGATCGACGCTGAAATGCTGACGCGCGCGCTGCGCACCGAAGCGCTGCGGCTGCTGCAGGTGTTCTTCCAGGCCGGCCTGGCCGACAAGCCCTGGCTGGAGTCGCTGTTCGAAACGCCCGAGGTGGCCGCGTTGCTCGGCCCCGCGGCGAATCAGCTGCCGGTGCGGCCCTTCCGGGACTGA
- a CDS encoding YgjP-like metallopeptidase domain-containing protein, whose amino-acid sequence MKYLSAYPPALLAQVSELMAADKLGALLRGRYAGLHDIRTDRALYDYACELKGEYMRKAEPLAKAVFDNKLHVVRHALGTHTTIARVQGSKLKTKREIRVASLFKTVPLEWLRMIVVHELAHSREKNHDKPFYALCTHMEPEYHRFEFELRLYLTHLEAGGAPLWPSAVGTPGSD is encoded by the coding sequence ATGAAGTACCTGTCCGCGTACCCGCCCGCGCTGCTGGCGCAGGTGAGCGAGCTGATGGCCGCCGACAAGCTCGGCGCCCTGCTGCGCGGACGCTATGCCGGCCTGCACGACATCCGCACCGACCGCGCGCTGTACGACTACGCCTGCGAGCTCAAGGGCGAGTACATGCGCAAGGCCGAGCCGCTGGCCAAGGCGGTGTTCGACAACAAGCTGCACGTGGTGCGCCATGCGCTGGGCACCCACACCACCATTGCGCGCGTGCAGGGCAGCAAGCTCAAGACCAAGCGCGAGATCCGCGTAGCCAGCCTGTTCAAGACCGTGCCGCTCGAATGGCTGCGCATGATCGTCGTGCACGAGCTGGCGCACAGCCGCGAGAAGAACCACGACAAGCCCTTCTACGCGCTGTGCACGCACATGGAGCCCGAGTACCACCGCTTCGAGTTCGAGCTGCGGCTGTATCTGACGCACCTGGAAGCGGGCGGCGCGCCGCTGTGGCCTTCTGCGGTGGGCACACCAGGCTCGGACTGA
- a CDS encoding Hsp70 family protein — MNPLRTPAIGIDFGTSNSAVSYASPGDAARLLPIEGSATTLPTALFFNAEDRSTHFGRDAIALYLSGVEGRLMRSLKSLLGSPLMQEKTAVYDGLVSFEDIIARFLHELVSRAERELGTRPERVVIGRPVHFVDDDAKRDQRAEESMRHAARAAGLRDVSFQYEPIAAAFDYEQRVTRESLILIVDIGGGTSDFTVVRLGPERMARADRADDVLATSGVHIGGTDFDQRLNLERVMPMLGLRHLGPSGREVPSKVFFELSSWHLINWLYAPKAVRQARELRTSYSDRQLHDRLMTVLEERHGHRIASEVEQAKINGSVSDAEVQIDLSCIEPGLVSALTPADMAQQLAAPLENVVACAHACVKRAGLRSGDLDAIYLTGGSSALRPFQRALRASFAGVPLIEGDLLGGVAAGLAYSARTAG; from the coding sequence ATGAATCCCCTACGCACCCCGGCCATCGGCATCGATTTCGGCACGTCGAATTCCGCGGTCTCCTACGCCTCCCCCGGCGATGCCGCGCGCCTGCTGCCCATCGAAGGCAGCGCCACCACCCTGCCGACCGCCCTCTTCTTCAATGCCGAGGACCGCAGCACGCACTTCGGCCGCGACGCCATCGCGTTGTACCTGTCCGGCGTGGAAGGCCGACTCATGCGCTCGCTCAAGAGCCTGCTCGGCAGCCCGCTGATGCAGGAGAAGACCGCCGTCTATGACGGGCTGGTCAGCTTCGAGGACATCATTGCGCGCTTCCTGCACGAGCTGGTGTCGCGCGCCGAACGCGAGCTGGGCACGCGCCCCGAGCGCGTGGTCATCGGCCGCCCGGTGCACTTCGTCGACGACGACGCCAAGCGCGACCAGCGCGCAGAAGAAAGCATGCGCCACGCCGCGCGCGCGGCTGGCCTGCGCGACGTTTCGTTCCAGTACGAACCCATTGCCGCTGCCTTCGACTACGAGCAGCGCGTCACGCGCGAGTCGCTGATCCTCATCGTCGACATCGGCGGCGGCACCTCCGACTTCACCGTGGTGCGCCTGGGTCCGGAGCGCATGGCGCGCGCCGACCGCGCCGACGACGTGCTGGCCACCAGCGGCGTGCACATCGGCGGCACCGACTTCGACCAGCGCCTGAACCTGGAGCGCGTGATGCCGATGCTCGGGCTGCGCCATCTCGGCCCGAGCGGGCGCGAGGTGCCCAGCAAGGTGTTCTTCGAGCTGTCGTCCTGGCACCTGATCAACTGGCTCTATGCCCCGAAGGCCGTGCGCCAAGCACGCGAGCTGCGCACCAGCTACAGCGACCGGCAGCTGCACGACCGCCTGATGACGGTGCTCGAAGAGCGCCACGGCCACCGCATCGCCAGCGAGGTCGAACAGGCCAAGATCAATGGCTCGGTCAGCGACGCCGAGGTGCAGATCGACCTGTCGTGCATCGAACCCGGGCTCGTTTCCGCGCTGACGCCGGCCGACATGGCGCAGCAGCTCGCGGCGCCGCTCGAGAACGTGGTGGCCTGCGCCCACGCCTGCGTGAAGCGCGCCGGCTTGCGCAGCGGCGACCTGGACGCCATCTACCTCACCGGCGGCTCGTCGGCCCTGCGCCCATTCCAGCGCGCACTGCGCGCGAGCTTCGCGGGCGTGCCGCTCATCGAGGGCGACCTGCTCGGCGGCGTCGCGGCCGGACTCGCCTATTCGGCGCGCACGGCGGGATAA